A genomic segment from Cricetulus griseus strain 17A/GY chromosome 8, alternate assembly CriGri-PICRH-1.0, whole genome shotgun sequence encodes:
- the Ppm1k gene encoding protein phosphatase 1K, mitochondrial — protein MLSAALITLVRSGGNHVKKRVLLRSVLLQDNRQVTPTCYSSISEPRCSRFDPDGSGQPATWDNFGIWDNRIDEPILLPPSIKYGKPIPKISLENVGCASLIGKRKENEDRFEFAQLTEEVLYFAVYDGHGGPAAADFCHTHMKKCVMDLLPREKDLETVLTLAFLEIDKAFSSYAHLSADASLLTSGTTATVALLRDGIELVVASVGDSRALLCRKGKPMKLTTDHTPERKDEKERIKKCGGFVAWNSLGQPHVNGRLAMTRSIGDLDLKASGVIAEPETTRIKLYHADDSFLVLTTDGINFMVNSQEICDFVNQCHDPNEAAHAVTEQAIQYGTEDNSTAVVVPFGAWGKYKNSEINFSFSRSFASSGRWA, from the exons ATGTTATCAGCGGCCTTAATTACTTTGGTGAGAAGTGGTGGGAACCACGTGAAGAAGAGAGTATTGTTAAGATCTGTCCTTCTGCAGGACAACAGACAGGTGACTCCTACCTGCTACAGCTCCATTTCCGAGCCGAGGTGTTCTCGATTCGATCCCGATGGAAGTGGGCAACCAGCTACTTGGGACAATTTTGGGATCTGGGATAACCGTATTGATGAACCAATTCTGCTGCCACCTAGCATCAAGTATGGCAAGCCAATCCCCAAAATTAGCCTGGAGAATGTGGGCTGTGCCTCCCTCATTGGCAAACGGAAAGAAAACGAAGATCGGTTTGAGTTCGCACAGCTGACAGAGGAGGTGCTGTACTTTGCGGTTTATGATGGGCACGGGGGACCCGCAGCTGCTGACTTCTGTCACACGCACATGAAAaaatgtgtgat GGATTTACTGCCTCGGGAGAAAGACTTGGAAACTGTACTGACCTTGGCCTTTCTAGAAATAGATAAAGCCTTTTCCAGTTATGCCCACCTGTCTGCTGATG cAAGCCTCCTGACTTCTGGGACTACTGCAACGGTAGCCTTGTTGAGAGATGGTATTGAACTGGTTGTAGCCAGTGTTGGAGACAGCCGGGCTCTTTTGTGTAGAAAAGGAAAACCCATGAAGCTGACCACTGACCATACCCcagaaagaaaggatgagaaagaaaG GATCAAGAAATGTGGTGGGTTTGTAGCTTGGAATAGTTTGGGACAGCCCCATGTAAATGGCAGACTTGCAATGACAAGGAGTATTGGAGATTTGGATCTTAAAGCCAGTGGTGTAATAGCAGAACCTGAGACAACAAGGATTAAG CTCTACCATGCGGATGACAGTTTCCTGGTCCTCACCACAGATGGGATTAACTTCATGGTGAACAGTCAAGAGATCTGTGACTTTGTCAACCAGTGCCATGATCCTAATGAAGCAGCCCATGCGGTGACTGAACAG GCAATACAGTATGGCACGGAAGACAACAGCACTGCGGTAGTGGTGCCCTTTGGTGCCTGGGGAAAATACAAGAACTCTGAAATAAACTTCTCATTCAGCAGAAGCTTTGCCTCCAGCGGACGATGGGCCTGA